DNA from Petropleomorpha daqingensis:
GCGTCAGGCGGTGTGGTCCGACGCCGACGACGAGCAGGCCTGGCGGACCGGCAGCGGCGGCCGGGTCGACGCCGCCGAGGATGCGATGACCGCGCTGCGCGCGGCCACGATCGCCGACCGGACGGCGCTGACCGACCTCCTCGGGCGCACCGCCGGCGGCGGGCTGGCCGACCGTCCCCGCCTCGCGCTGGTCGACGCCCTCACCGGCGCCCTGGTCTCCCTCACCGACCTGCCCGCCCTCCGCCGCGCCGTCCGCGACGGTGTTCCGCTGGGCGCGCCGCCGCCGACCGACGGCTACCGGCCCGGCGCCGAGCTGGACCGGTTCCTGCGCCGCCGCGACCGGCGCTGCCGCTTCCCCGGCTGCCGGCTGCCGGTCTCCAAGGGCGAGCTCGACCACTTCGCGCGCTGGCCCGAGGGCCCGACAGACGCCATCAACTTGGCCGGGTTCTGCACCGGCGATCACCGCGGCAAGCACCAAGCACCCGGGTTCACCCACACCATGACCGCCGACGGCACCCTCGTCGTCACCACACCGTCGGGCATCACCGTCACCACCGAACCGGCTCCGTTCTGATCCACCACTAGACTGGTCGGCACGACGGACGAGTCGGCCGGGCGGTCGCGTCGGTGGGGGAGACCCCGCCGCCGAGGAACGTCCGGGCTCCACAGGGCAGGGTGGTCGTTAACGGCGACCCGGGGTGACCCGCGGGACAGTGCCACAGAGAACAGACCGCCAGCACCGCGTCTCCGGACGCGGAGCTGGTAAGGGTGAAACGGCGGTGTAAGAGACCACCGCGCACCGGGTGACCGGTGCGGCTCGGTAAACCCCACCCGGAGCAAGGCCAAGAGGGACGGCGGTCCGCCGCCGTCCTGCGCAGGCGTTCGAGGGCTGCCCGCCCGATGCCTGCGGGTAGGCCGCTCGAGCCTGCCGGCAACGGCAGGCCTAGATGGATGACCGCCCATCGGGAGGCCGCGAGGCGCCCGAGGACAGAACCCGGCGTACAGGCCGACTCGTCCGTCGTCCGCCTCAGCGGGCGCCCAGTCCCTGGATCCCGTCGTAGGCGGACATCACCAGCTCCAGCCCGCGGGTGTCGTCCCCGGGTTCGCGCATCTGGTTGGTCACGTACGCGACCACCATCCGGGCGTCGGGATCGACCATGACCAGCGAGCCACCCCAGCCGCCCCAGCCGAAGCTGTTGCCGAACACCCCGAAGCCGAGCCCCCAGGTCACCGGCATCCCCAGACGACGGTCCTCGCCGCGGAACTGCACCTCCCGAGCGCGCGCACACCCCGCCGGCGACAGCAGCCGCACCCCACGCACCTCGCCGCCGCAGGCCAGCACCGACTGCACGAGGGCGACCGAGCGGGCGTTGCCGAAGCCGCTCGCCGCAGGGATCTGCGCCCGCCGCCAGGCCACGCTGTTCCCGTCGCGCACCCGGATCCCAGTGCCAGGGGCGGAGTCGCCGGCGGCCGCGCTCGCCGCGTAGTCCTCGTCCCGCGACGGCGGCGGGACGGCGAGCGCCACCCGGGAGTCGTGCTCGGCCGCCAGCCCGAGGGAGAAGTCCGCGCCCAGCGGCCCGGCCACCTCGGCGGCGAAGAACTCGCCCACCGACCGGCCCGTGATCCGGCGGATCACCTCGCCGACGAGGAACCCCTGAGTGAGGGAGTGGTAGCCGGCCGCGCTGCCCGGTTCCCACACCGGAGCCTGCGCGGCCATCCGCGCTGT
Protein-coding regions in this window:
- a CDS encoding serine hydrolase domain-containing protein, which produces MAEIQGSYDDLFTAAPNALAGLLDAGDVGGSVAVFVDGEPVVDVWGGFTDADRTIPWQRDSITGVFSVTKTMTALCALLLADRGSLDLDAPVSRYWPEFGAAGKERVLVRHLLSHTAGLPDWEGPVEELYDWSAATARMAAQAPVWEPGSAAGYHSLTQGFLVGEVIRRITGRSVGEFFAAEVAGPLGADFSLGLAAEHDSRVALAVPPPSRDEDYAASAAAGDSAPGTGIRVRDGNSVAWRRAQIPAASGFGNARSVALVQSVLACGGEVRGVRLLSPAGCARAREVQFRGEDRRLGMPVTWGLGFGVFGNSFGWGGWGGSLVMVDPDARMVVAYVTNQMREPGDDTRGLELVMSAYDGIQGLGAR